The following proteins come from a genomic window of Pseudomonas sp. MAG733B:
- a CDS encoding peptidylprolyl isomerase, translating to MLKKIALAAGSVLFAANLMAATPAKAPHVLLETTNGQIEIELDPVKAPISTKNFLEYVDAGFYNNTIFHRVIPGFMVQGGGFTQQMQQKETKAPIKNEHKNGLVNVRGTLSMARTSVPDSATSQFFINVKDNDFLDQGDGYAVFGKVVKGMDVVDVIVNSQTTTRGGMKDVPADPVFIKSAKRID from the coding sequence GCCAACCTGATGGCGGCAACGCCTGCCAAGGCGCCGCATGTTCTGCTGGAAACCACCAATGGCCAGATCGAAATCGAACTGGACCCGGTCAAGGCCCCGATCAGCACCAAGAACTTCCTTGAGTACGTGGACGCCGGTTTCTACAACAACACGATTTTCCACCGCGTGATTCCGGGCTTCATGGTCCAGGGTGGCGGTTTCACTCAACAAATGCAGCAAAAAGAAACCAAGGCACCGATCAAGAACGAGCACAAGAACGGTCTGGTCAACGTCCGTGGCACCTTGTCCATGGCCCGTACCTCGGTGCCAGACTCGGCCACCAGCCAGTTCTTCATCAACGTCAAGGACAACGATTTCCTCGACCAGGGTGACGGCTACGCAGTGTTCGGCAAAGTGGTCAAAGGCATGGATGTGGTGGACGTCATCGTCAATTCGCAAACCACCACCCGTGGCGGCATGAAGGATGTACCGGCCGACCCGGTGTTCATCAAGTCGGCCAAGCGCATCGACTGA